One Streptomyces sp. SAI-135 DNA segment encodes these proteins:
- a CDS encoding ComEA family DNA-binding protein, protein MALRSRSRTAALTSGPGRGPRSDGRSRHRRPPADRGRVRHRHADSADELQRRAEVLFAERAGERRDSGKGPPAGEWAGDGTVVGDGSEQLEGDGREPLTGEHRSGVRRGSDSEGGEWRERAGPALRERMPVWLQARCGLERRNVVALSVLLVVAAVFALQHFWTGRTQSVQAPQVVRAAAPFGESGQTGDGASGQTGDGGRREAGGAVDSGGGPVAAGSAGAEIVVDVSGKVREPGIQRLPAGARVADALKAAGGVRPGTNTDTLNRARFLVDGEQVVVGGQAAPAPVTGMGGPVAGGAAGTAAAPVSLNTATVDQLDTLPGVGPVLAQHIVDYRTRHGGFRSVNELREVNGIGDRRFADLRNLVRP, encoded by the coding sequence ATGGCACTTCGATCACGTTCACGTACAGCGGCGCTGACCAGCGGGCCGGGTCGCGGTCCCCGTTCCGACGGACGCTCACGACACCGACGTCCGCCTGCCGACCGGGGCCGGGTCCGGCATCGGCACGCCGACTCGGCGGACGAGCTCCAGCGACGGGCGGAGGTGCTCTTCGCCGAACGGGCGGGGGAGCGGAGGGACTCGGGGAAGGGACCGCCGGCGGGCGAGTGGGCCGGGGACGGCACGGTGGTGGGGGATGGATCGGAACAGCTGGAGGGGGATGGCCGGGAACCCCTGACGGGGGAGCACCGCTCCGGCGTCCGGCGCGGCAGCGATTCCGAGGGCGGGGAATGGCGGGAGCGGGCCGGGCCGGCTCTGCGGGAGCGGATGCCGGTGTGGTTGCAGGCGCGGTGCGGGCTGGAGCGGCGGAACGTGGTCGCGCTCTCGGTGCTGCTCGTCGTGGCCGCGGTGTTCGCCCTGCAGCACTTCTGGACGGGCAGGACACAGTCCGTGCAGGCGCCCCAAGTGGTGCGCGCCGCTGCCCCGTTCGGGGAGAGCGGGCAGACCGGTGACGGAGCGAGCGGGCAGACCGGTGACGGTGGCCGGCGAGAGGCCGGCGGGGCGGTCGACTCGGGCGGGGGACCGGTTGCGGCGGGGTCGGCGGGGGCCGAGATCGTCGTGGACGTCAGCGGGAAGGTCCGTGAGCCCGGGATCCAGCGACTGCCGGCCGGCGCGAGGGTGGCCGACGCACTGAAGGCGGCCGGCGGGGTGCGACCGGGCACGAACACCGACACGCTCAACCGCGCACGGTTCCTCGTGGACGGCGAGCAGGTGGTCGTGGGCGGCCAGGCCGCACCCGCGCCCGTGACCGGCATGGGCGGTCCCGTTGCCGGAGGAGCGGCCGGTACGGCGGCGGCGCCCGTCTCGCTGAACACGGCGACCGTCGACCAGCTCGACACCCTGCCCGGCGTCGGCCCCGTGCTCGCCCAGCACATCGTCGACTACCGCACCCGGCACGGCGGCTTCCGCTCGGTGAACGAACTGCGTGAGGTCAACGGCATCGGAGACCGTCGCTTCGCCGATCTGCGGAATCTCGTACGGCCATGA
- a CDS encoding arylamine N-acetyltransferase: MNPTQVDAYLRRLGAQHPAWPTVEVLRELHLRHLQTVPFENLSVHLGEEIVLEEERLVEKVVGARRGGFCYELNGAFGALLAALGFDVTLLAGRVYGDEGRLGIPHDHLALRVRTVDGGEWLADVGFGAHSHYPLAFGARGEQEDPGGTFRIVEAGPDAAGVRGGDGEVKRGGGDAADLDVVVGGRSQYRLEVRPRVLGDFAAGAWWHSTSPASHFTQSLVCSRVTEDGGRITLSGRVLKTTDAGGAREERELETDEEVLGVYRERFGIGLDRVPTVRHREGHG; this comes from the coding sequence ATGAATCCCACACAGGTTGACGCATATCTCCGCCGCCTGGGAGCCCAGCACCCGGCGTGGCCCACCGTGGAGGTCCTGCGCGAGCTGCATCTGCGCCATCTGCAGACCGTGCCCTTCGAGAACCTGTCGGTCCACCTCGGCGAGGAGATCGTGCTGGAGGAGGAGCGGCTGGTGGAGAAGGTGGTGGGAGCCCGGAGGGGAGGGTTCTGTTACGAACTGAACGGGGCGTTCGGGGCGTTGCTGGCCGCGCTCGGCTTCGACGTCACTCTCCTCGCGGGCCGGGTGTACGGGGACGAGGGGCGGCTCGGGATCCCCCACGACCATCTCGCGCTGCGGGTGCGGACGGTGGACGGGGGCGAGTGGCTGGCCGATGTCGGGTTCGGGGCGCACAGCCACTATCCGCTGGCGTTCGGGGCGCGGGGTGAGCAGGAGGATCCCGGGGGCACCTTCCGGATCGTGGAGGCGGGGCCCGACGCCGCGGGGGTGCGCGGCGGGGACGGCGAGGTGAAGAGGGGAGGGGGTGACGCCGCGGACCTGGATGTCGTCGTGGGCGGCAGGAGCCAGTACCGGCTGGAGGTGCGGCCCCGGGTGCTCGGTGACTTCGCGGCCGGGGCCTGGTGGCACAGCACCTCGCCGGCCTCGCACTTCACCCAGTCCCTGGTGTGTTCGAGGGTCACGGAGGACGGCGGGCGGATCACGCTCAGCGGCCGGGTCCTCAAGACGACGGATGCGGGCGGGGCGCGGGAGGAACGGGAGTTGGAGACGGACGAGGAGGTGCTGGGGGTGTACCGGGAGCGGTTCGGCATCGGGCTCGACCGGGTGCCGACGGTGCGGCACCGCGAAGGGCACGGGTGA
- a CDS encoding DegV family protein, translating into MSRHVAIVTDSTAYLPQGTMERHGITAVPLTVVLGDRALEEGTEITARSLAQALQKRRPVTTSRPSPQTFAEHYRKVAESGATGIVSLHLSAELSGTYDAAVLAARESPVPVRVVDTGMIAMALGFCALAAAEAAEAGGTVDEAVTAAEKRAAGTSAYFYVDTLDYLRRGGRIGAAQALLGSALAVKPLLKLAGGRIEPLEKVRTASKAIARLEEIAADRAGSAPVDIAVHHLSAPDRASALADRLRARVTGLADLHVSEVGAVIGAHTGPGLLGVVVSPR; encoded by the coding sequence ATGTCCCGCCATGTCGCGATCGTCACGGATTCAACGGCCTACCTGCCGCAGGGGACGATGGAGCGGCACGGCATCACAGCGGTACCCCTGACCGTGGTCCTCGGCGACCGCGCGCTGGAAGAGGGCACCGAGATCACGGCCCGCTCACTGGCCCAGGCACTCCAGAAGCGACGCCCCGTCACCACCTCGCGCCCCAGCCCCCAGACCTTCGCGGAGCACTACCGCAAGGTGGCCGAGTCGGGCGCGACCGGCATCGTGTCCCTGCACCTGTCCGCCGAGCTCTCCGGCACCTACGACGCGGCCGTCCTGGCGGCGCGGGAGTCGCCGGTGCCGGTACGGGTGGTCGACACCGGCATGATCGCCATGGCTCTCGGGTTCTGCGCGCTGGCCGCCGCCGAGGCCGCGGAGGCGGGTGGCACGGTGGACGAGGCGGTCACGGCCGCGGAGAAGCGGGCCGCGGGCACCTCCGCCTACTTCTACGTCGACACCCTCGACTATCTGCGCCGTGGCGGCCGGATCGGGGCCGCCCAGGCCCTCCTCGGCTCCGCGCTCGCCGTCAAGCCGCTGCTGAAGCTCGCCGGAGGGCGGATCGAGCCCCTGGAGAAGGTGCGGACCGCGTCGAAGGCCATCGCCCGCCTGGAGGAGATCGCGGCCGACCGGGCCGGCAGCGCGCCGGTGGACATCGCGGTCCATCATCTGTCCGCCCCCGACCGGGCGTCGGCCCTCGCGGACCGGCTGCGGGCGCGGGTGACGGGGCTGGCCGATCTGCATGTGAGCGAGGTCGGGGCGGTGATCGGGGCGCACACGGGGCCCGGGCTGTTGGGGGTTGTGGTCTCGCCGCGGTGA
- a CDS encoding ComEC/Rec2 family competence protein — translation MHATSGRPLGDAHPRQEGPTDLRLVPAALAAWGTAALTLDGSSGWVTGLVAGCLVVACVLLSGRGRAMRGLGAGGRVPVAAVLLCVAAAAVSAGLHGADLRRGPVPALARQYATVTAEVQVTSDPRLTRPRITGDHAAPTAVVIGADVRRVETADGRVLATRAPVLLIVDARAGAHGSGVDDVHTGRPGSGGAASGPTTAVEGAARSPWLGLLPSTRVRVTARAAPALVGGDRVAAVLRVRDRGGPEVVGEASGTQRFAGRLRAGLREATDGLPADPRALLPGLVVGDTARITPELDEAFKETDLAHTLAVSGSNLTILLALLLGPPGLAQLAERRGPAPRLGVSLRATALLGAGLTLGFVVVCRPDPSVLRAAACGAVALLALATGRRRSLIPALATAVLLLVLYDPWLARSYGFLLSVLATGALLTLAPRWSLALRRRRVPPRLAEALAAAAAAQALCAPVVAVLSARVSLVAVPCNLLVEFAVAPATVLGFAALATAPLAMPVAKALAWCASWPAGWIADVARTGASLPGGGVDWPGSWTGAGLLALATVLLLRVGRRLLRHPWWCAVCAMVFVLAVVQPPPLTRVITGWPPPGWRLAMCDVGQGDATVLASGDGTGVVVDAGPDPELVDGCLRTLGITKVPLVVLTHFHADHVAGLAGVLRGRSVGAIETTGLEEPLDQAESVRREAAARRIPVTRAVAGEERRTGDLAWEVLWPPADPAAVAADGPNDASVTMLVRSAGLRFLLLGDLEPPAQQELLRSPAAARLAGVDVLKVAHHGSAYQDPELIRRAAPRLALISVGADNTYGHPAPGTVAALRAGGAVVLRTDRDGALAVAGSGGGKADAGAGGDAVGRNGGGGAGGGDLWVARDWRHESHTG, via the coding sequence GTGCACGCGACCTCGGGAAGGCCGCTCGGGGATGCTCACCCGCGGCAGGAGGGGCCCACGGATCTGCGGCTGGTACCGGCGGCGCTCGCGGCCTGGGGCACGGCCGCGCTGACGCTGGACGGGTCGTCGGGGTGGGTCACGGGGCTGGTGGCCGGCTGTCTGGTCGTCGCGTGCGTATTGCTGTCGGGACGGGGGCGCGCAATGCGCGGCCTCGGTGCGGGGGGACGGGTGCCGGTCGCCGCTGTGCTGCTCTGTGTCGCGGCGGCCGCCGTCTCGGCCGGGCTGCACGGAGCCGATCTGCGGCGGGGGCCGGTGCCCGCGCTGGCCCGGCAGTACGCCACGGTGACCGCCGAGGTGCAGGTGACCTCCGACCCCCGGCTGACCCGCCCCAGGATCACCGGGGACCACGCGGCCCCGACCGCCGTCGTCATCGGCGCCGACGTCCGGCGGGTGGAGACGGCGGACGGGAGGGTGCTGGCGACACGGGCACCGGTGCTGCTGATCGTCGACGCGCGGGCGGGGGCCCACGGATCCGGCGTGGACGACGTGCACACCGGTCGTCCCGGGAGCGGCGGGGCGGCGTCCGGCCCGACGACCGCCGTGGAAGGTGCCGCCCGCTCACCCTGGCTCGGGTTGCTGCCGTCCACGCGGGTGCGGGTCACCGCCCGTGCCGCGCCGGCGCTGGTCGGGGGTGACCGCGTCGCGGCCGTCCTGCGGGTGCGGGACCGGGGAGGTCCCGAGGTCGTGGGGGAGGCGTCGGGGACACAGAGGTTCGCGGGGCGGTTGCGGGCGGGACTGCGGGAAGCCACCGACGGATTGCCGGCCGATCCCCGGGCCCTGCTGCCGGGGCTGGTCGTCGGGGACACCGCGCGGATCACACCCGAGCTGGACGAGGCCTTCAAGGAGACCGACCTCGCGCACACGCTCGCCGTCTCGGGCAGCAACCTCACGATCCTGCTCGCCCTGCTCCTCGGTCCGCCAGGGCTCGCGCAACTCGCCGAGCGACGTGGGCCGGCACCTCGCCTCGGGGTGTCGCTGCGGGCGACCGCGCTGCTCGGCGCCGGACTCACCCTGGGATTCGTCGTGGTGTGCCGTCCGGACCCGAGCGTGCTGCGGGCCGCGGCCTGCGGGGCCGTGGCGCTGCTCGCCCTCGCGACCGGACGCCGCAGATCGCTGATCCCGGCGCTGGCGACGGCCGTACTGCTGCTGGTGCTGTACGACCCGTGGCTGGCGCGCAGTTACGGCTTCCTGCTCTCCGTACTGGCCACCGGGGCCCTGCTCACGCTCGCGCCGCGCTGGAGCCTGGCGTTGCGTCGGCGCCGGGTGCCGCCGCGGTTGGCGGAGGCGCTGGCCGCCGCTGCCGCCGCTCAGGCCCTGTGCGCACCGGTGGTCGCCGTGCTGTCGGCGCGGGTGAGCCTGGTGGCGGTGCCGTGCAATCTGCTCGTGGAGTTCGCGGTCGCCCCGGCCACGGTGCTGGGCTTCGCGGCGCTGGCGACGGCACCCTTGGCGATGCCGGTGGCCAAGGCGCTGGCCTGGTGTGCGAGTTGGCCGGCCGGATGGATCGCGGACGTCGCCCGGACGGGGGCGTCGCTGCCCGGTGGGGGAGTGGACTGGCCGGGCAGCTGGACGGGGGCGGGGCTGCTGGCTCTCGCCACCGTGCTCCTGCTGCGCGTCGGGCGGCGGTTGCTGCGACATCCCTGGTGGTGTGCCGTCTGCGCGATGGTGTTCGTGCTCGCGGTCGTGCAGCCGCCGCCGCTGACCCGGGTGATCACGGGCTGGCCACCACCGGGCTGGCGGCTGGCGATGTGCGACGTGGGCCAGGGAGACGCCACCGTGCTGGCGTCCGGTGACGGGACGGGCGTGGTGGTGGACGCCGGGCCCGACCCGGAACTGGTCGACGGGTGCCTGCGCACCCTCGGCATCACCAAGGTGCCGCTCGTGGTGCTGACCCACTTCCACGCCGACCACGTGGCGGGGCTGGCCGGGGTGCTGCGCGGGCGGTCGGTGGGGGCCATCGAGACCACGGGGCTGGAGGAACCACTGGACCAGGCCGAGTCCGTACGGCGGGAGGCGGCGGCCCGGCGCATTCCGGTCACCCGTGCCGTGGCCGGGGAGGAACGGCGCACGGGGGACCTGGCCTGGGAGGTGCTGTGGCCGCCGGCGGATCCGGCGGCGGTCGCGGCGGACGGACCCAACGACGCCAGCGTCACGATGCTCGTCCGGTCGGCCGGGCTGCGCTTCCTCCTGCTCGGGGACCTCGAACCCCCTGCCCAGCAGGAGCTGTTGAGATCCCCCGCAGCCGCACGGCTGGCCGGGGTGGACGTCCTCAAGGTCGCCCACCATGGTTCGGCCTATCAGGACCCGGAGCTGATACGCCGGGCCGCCCCGAGGCTCGCGCTCATCTCCGTCGGCGCCGACAACACCTACGGCCACCCGGCCCCCGGCACGGTCGCCGCGCTGCGGGCAGGAGGCGCGGTGGTGCTGCGGACGGACCGGGACGGGGCGCTGGCGGTCGCCGGGAGCGGCGGCGGAAAAGCGGACGCAGGGGCCGGTGGTGACGCGGTCGGCCGAAACGGCGGTGGTGGCGCGGGCGGTGGGGATCTGTGGGTGGCGCGAGACTGGAGGCATGAATCCCACACAGGTTGA
- the leuS gene encoding leucine--tRNA ligase, whose protein sequence is MSETNPAAPAEVAAPHRYTAAVAAEIEARWQDFWDANGTYAAPNPKGDLAGDPEVVARPKKFIMDMFPYPSGAGLHVGHPLGYIATDVFARFQRMTGHNVLHTLGFDAFGLPAEQHAVQTGEHPRVTTEAAINNMKSQLRRLGLGHDKRRSFATIDPDYYKWTQWIFLQIFNSWYDDEAKKARPIAELVAAFESGERAVPGGRSWSALTAAERADVLGEYRLAYASDAPVNWCPGLGTVLANEEVTADGRSERGNFPVFKAKLRQWNMRITAYADRLLDDLNELDWPEAIKLQQRNWIGRSEGARVDFPIDGERITVFTTRPDTLFGATYMVLAPEHPLVEKFTPQEWPEGTHEVWTGGHATPAEAVAAYRAQAASKSDVERQAEAKDKTGVFIGAYATNPVNGEQIPVFIADYVLMGYGTGAIMAVPAGDQRDFEFARAFELPIHCIVEPTDGRGTDTSTWEDAFSSYDAKIINSTGRGVSLDGLGVAEAKARITEWLEREGIGEGTVNFRLRDWLFSRQRYWGEPFPIVYDEDGIAHALPESMLPLELPEVEDYSPRTFDPDDADTSPETPLSRNEDWVNVTLDLGDGPRKYRRETNTMPNWAGSCWYELRYLDPHNSEKLVDPEIEQYWMGPRAGQPHGGVDLYVGGAEHAVLHLLYARFWSKVLYDLGHVSSAEPFHKLFNQGMIQAFVYRDSRGFPVPAAEVEERDGQFFYAGEPVKRELGKMGKSLKNAVTPEAICEEYGADTLRLYEMAMGPLDVSRPWDTRAVVGQYRLLQRLWRNIVDEATGEVTVVDAEPDEATLRALHKAIDGVRQDLEGLRFNTAIAKVTELNNHLTKAGGAVARPVAEALVLLITPLAPHIAEELWHKLGHTGSVVHQDFPVADPRYVVDETVTCVVQIKGKVKARLEVSPAISDDELEKVALADEKVVAALDGAGIRKVIVRAPKLVNIVPA, encoded by the coding sequence ATGAGCGAGACGAACCCCGCTGCCCCCGCCGAGGTGGCCGCGCCGCACCGCTACACGGCCGCCGTCGCGGCCGAGATCGAGGCACGCTGGCAGGACTTCTGGGACGCGAACGGCACCTATGCCGCGCCGAACCCCAAGGGTGACCTGGCGGGCGACCCGGAGGTCGTCGCCCGGCCCAAGAAGTTCATCATGGACATGTTCCCGTATCCCTCGGGTGCGGGCCTGCACGTCGGCCACCCCCTGGGCTACATCGCCACCGACGTCTTCGCCCGCTTCCAGCGGATGACCGGCCACAACGTCCTGCACACCCTGGGCTTCGACGCCTTCGGCCTGCCCGCCGAGCAGCACGCCGTGCAGACCGGCGAGCACCCCCGGGTCACCACCGAGGCCGCGATCAACAACATGAAGTCCCAGCTGCGCCGGCTGGGCCTGGGCCACGACAAGCGCCGGTCGTTCGCCACGATCGACCCGGACTACTACAAGTGGACCCAGTGGATCTTCCTGCAGATCTTCAACTCCTGGTACGACGACGAGGCGAAGAAGGCCCGCCCGATCGCCGAGCTGGTCGCCGCGTTCGAGTCCGGTGAGCGCGCGGTTCCCGGCGGCCGTTCCTGGTCCGCCCTGACCGCCGCCGAGCGCGCCGACGTCCTGGGCGAGTACCGCCTGGCCTACGCCTCCGACGCCCCGGTCAACTGGTGCCCGGGCCTGGGCACCGTGCTGGCCAACGAGGAGGTCACCGCCGACGGCCGCTCCGAGCGCGGCAACTTCCCGGTCTTCAAGGCCAAGCTGCGCCAGTGGAACATGCGGATCACCGCGTACGCCGACCGTCTGCTGGACGACCTGAACGAGCTGGACTGGCCCGAGGCCATCAAGCTGCAGCAGCGCAACTGGATCGGCCGCTCCGAGGGCGCCCGCGTCGACTTCCCGATCGACGGCGAGCGCATCACCGTCTTCACCACGCGCCCCGACACCCTGTTCGGCGCGACCTACATGGTGCTGGCGCCCGAACACCCGCTGGTCGAGAAGTTCACGCCGCAGGAGTGGCCCGAGGGCACGCACGAGGTGTGGACCGGCGGACACGCCACGCCCGCCGAGGCCGTCGCCGCCTACCGCGCGCAGGCCGCCTCCAAGTCCGACGTGGAACGGCAGGCGGAAGCCAAGGACAAGACCGGCGTCTTCATCGGCGCGTACGCCACCAACCCGGTCAACGGCGAGCAGATCCCCGTCTTCATCGCCGACTACGTCCTGATGGGCTACGGCACCGGCGCGATCATGGCCGTCCCGGCGGGCGACCAGCGCGACTTCGAGTTCGCGCGCGCCTTCGAGCTGCCGATCCACTGCATCGTCGAGCCGACCGACGGCCGCGGCACCGACACCTCGACGTGGGAGGACGCCTTCTCGTCCTACGACGCGAAGATCATCAACTCCACCGGCCGGGGCGTCTCCCTGGACGGCCTGGGGGTCGCCGAGGCCAAGGCGCGCATCACCGAGTGGCTGGAGCGCGAGGGCATCGGCGAGGGCACCGTCAACTTCCGGCTGCGCGACTGGCTGTTCAGCCGCCAGCGCTACTGGGGCGAGCCCTTCCCGATCGTCTACGACGAGGACGGCATCGCCCACGCGCTGCCCGAGTCGATGCTGCCGCTGGAGCTGCCCGAGGTCGAGGACTACTCGCCGCGCACCTTCGACCCGGACGATGCGGACACCTCCCCGGAGACCCCGCTGTCCCGCAACGAGGACTGGGTCAACGTCACCCTGGACCTGGGCGACGGTCCCCGCAAGTACCGGCGCGAGACCAACACCATGCCCAACTGGGCCGGCTCCTGCTGGTACGAACTGCGCTACCTGGACCCGCACAACTCCGAGAAGCTGGTCGACCCCGAGATCGAGCAGTACTGGATGGGCCCCCGCGCGGGTCAGCCGCACGGCGGTGTCGACCTGTACGTCGGCGGCGCCGAGCACGCCGTGCTGCACCTGCTGTACGCGCGCTTCTGGTCCAAGGTCCTGTACGACCTGGGCCACGTCTCCTCCGCCGAGCCGTTCCACAAGCTGTTCAACCAGGGCATGATCCAGGCCTTCGTCTACCGCGACAGCCGGGGCTTCCCGGTGCCGGCCGCCGAGGTCGAGGAGCGCGACGGGCAGTTCTTCTACGCGGGCGAGCCGGTCAAGCGCGAGCTGGGCAAGATGGGCAAGTCCCTGAAGAACGCCGTCACGCCCGAGGCGATCTGCGAGGAGTACGGCGCCGACACCCTGCGCCTGTACGAGATGGCGATGGGCCCGCTGGACGTCTCACGGCCGTGGGACACGCGCGCGGTGGTCGGCCAGTACCGCCTGCTGCAGCGGCTGTGGCGCAACATCGTCGACGAGGCCACCGGAGAGGTCACCGTCGTCGACGCCGAGCCCGACGAGGCCACGCTGCGCGCCCTGCACAAGGCGATCGACGGGGTCCGCCAGGACCTGGAGGGCCTGCGCTTCAACACGGCCATCGCCAAGGTCACGGAGCTGAACAACCACCTGACCAAGGCCGGCGGCGCGGTCGCGCGTCCGGTGGCCGAGGCGCTGGTGCTGCTGATCACGCCGCTGGCCCCGCACATCGCCGAGGAGCTGTGGCACAAGCTGGGCCACACCGGATCGGTCGTCCACCAGGACTTCCCGGTCGCCGACCCGCGGTACGTCGTGGACGAGACCGTGACCTGCGTGGTCCAGATCAAGGGCAAGGTCAAGGCCCGCCTGGAGGTCTCGCCGGCCATCTCCGACGACGAGCTGGAGAAGGTCGCGCTGGCCGACGAGAAGGTCGTGGCGGCGCTGGACGGGGCGGGCATCCGCAAGGTGATCGTGCGGGCGCCGAAGCTGGTGAACATCGTTCCGGCGTAA